A portion of the Rhinopithecus roxellana isolate Shanxi Qingling chromosome 19, ASM756505v1, whole genome shotgun sequence genome contains these proteins:
- the LOC104658498 gene encoding keratin-associated protein 17-1, whose product MGCCPGDCFTCCTQEQNCCEECCCQPACCGCCGSCCGCGGSGCGGGCCGSSCCGSGCGGGCGGCGGCGGGCCGSSCCGSSCCGSGCCGPVCCQPTPVCDTK is encoded by the coding sequence ATGGGGTGCTGCCCGGGGGACTGCTTCACCTGCTGCACCCAGGAGCAAAACTGCTGTGAAGAGTGCTGCTGTCAGCCGGCCTGCTGTGGCTGCTGCGGCTCCTGCTGTGGCTGCGGGGGCTCTGGCTGCGGGGGCGGCTGCTGCGGATCGTCCTGCTGTGGATCTGGCTGCGGGGGTGGCTGCGGAGGCTGCGGAGGCTGCGGGGGTGGCTGCTGCGGATCCAGTTGCTGTGGGTCCAGTTGCTGCGGCTCCGGGTGCTGTGGGCCTGTGTGCTGCCAGCCCACACCTGTATGCGACACAAAATGA